Proteins co-encoded in one Methanobrevibacter gottschalkii DSM 11977 genomic window:
- a CDS encoding inositol-3-phosphate synthase → MNKIKIAIVGIGNCASSLIQGIHYYDGKNPEDAIGLMHWDIGGYEPSDIEVVAAFDVDARKVGKTIDEAIFAKPNCTTVFQEDIPKYDAKVSMGHVLDGVAEHMSNYDDEYTFVVSDEDPVDVVEVLKESGAEILVNYLPVGSEKAARYYAQCALDAGVAYVNCMPVFIVSDDEWDVKFKAKGIPIVGDDIKAQIGATITHRTLASLFMDRGVKLDKTYQINTGGNTDFLNMLNRERLDSKKESKTEAVQSVLKERMDDRDIHIGPSDYVPWQNDNKLCFLRMEGRTFGDVPMNIELRLSVEDSPNSAGCVIDAVRCCKIGLERGIGGQLTSISSYTMKHPPIQYTDDEAFENVEKFISGDLER, encoded by the coding sequence TTGAATAAAATTAAAATAGCAATTGTTGGAATAGGAAACTGTGCTAGTTCTCTTATTCAAGGAATACATTATTATGATGGTAAGAACCCTGAAGATGCAATAGGGCTTATGCATTGGGATATTGGAGGATATGAACCTAGTGATATTGAAGTTGTTGCAGCTTTTGATGTGGATGCAAGAAAAGTTGGAAAAACTATTGATGAAGCTATTTTCGCAAAACCAAACTGCACAACTGTTTTTCAAGAAGATATTCCTAAATATGATGCTAAAGTAAGTATGGGTCATGTTTTAGATGGTGTTGCAGAACACATGTCTAACTATGATGATGAATACACATTTGTTGTAAGTGATGAAGATCCTGTTGATGTTGTTGAAGTTTTAAAAGAAAGTGGAGCAGAAATTTTAGTTAATTACTTGCCTGTGGGTTCAGAAAAAGCAGCAAGATATTATGCTCAATGTGCTCTTGATGCAGGTGTTGCATATGTAAATTGTATGCCGGTATTTATTGTAAGTGATGATGAATGGGATGTTAAATTTAAAGCAAAAGGAATTCCTATTGTAGGTGATGATATTAAAGCTCAAATCGGTGCCACTATCACTCATAGAACACTAGCTAGTTTATTTATGGATAGGGGTGTAAAATTAGATAAAACCTATCAAATCAACACTGGTGGTAACACTGACTTTTTAAACATGCTTAATCGTGAAAGATTGGACTCTAAAAAAGAATCTAAAACTGAAGCAGTTCAATCAGTTTTAAAAGAAAGAATGGATGATAGGGATATTCATATTGGTCCTAGTGATTATGTTCCATGGCAAAATGATAATAAATTATGTTTCCTTAGAATGGAAGGTCGTACATTTGGGGATGTTCCAATGAACATTGAACTTAGATTAAGTGTAGAGGATTCTCCAAACTCTGCAGGATGTGTAATTGATGCTGTTAGATGTTGTAAAATTGGTTTAGAAAGGGGTATTGGTGGACAATTAACTTCTATTTCTTCTTACACTATGAAACATCCTCCAATTCAATACACTGATGATGAAGCATTTGAAAATGTTGAAAAATTCATTTCTGGTGATTTGGAAAGATAA
- a CDS encoding UbiA family prenyltransferase, with the protein MNPYIEILRPGNALMGAISIILVALIDKTISIPVILAMIAVFFETSAGNVINDYFDYKIDLINKPERPIPSGRISLKNGRNYGYSLFAAGTVCGFLISYITNNWIPFGIVLFADIILYLYAYTLKTTPLIGNLTVGFMTGFGFVFGGFSINNPNIIITSLFLGFFAFVMTTAREIVKDIEDIEGDKTDGAKTLPILIGEKKPAILAAILIIIDSALCPLLYYYHIFGILYLVVIAFAVMLFIYSAILILKSQKREIAAKVSKNLKIGMLIAFVAFIFGSLI; encoded by the coding sequence ATGAATCCATATATAGAAATTTTGAGACCCGGAAATGCATTAATGGGTGCAATATCCATAATTTTGGTTGCACTTATTGATAAAACAATTTCAATTCCAGTAATTCTTGCAATGATTGCTGTATTTTTTGAAACATCAGCAGGAAATGTGATTAATGATTATTTTGATTATAAAATTGATTTAATCAATAAACCTGAACGACCAATACCTTCTGGAAGAATTTCACTAAAGAATGGGAGAAACTACGGTTATTCATTATTTGCAGCTGGAACCGTATGTGGTTTTTTAATTAGCTATATTACAAATAATTGGATACCATTTGGAATTGTATTATTTGCAGACATCATCCTTTATTTATATGCATATACATTAAAAACAACACCTTTAATTGGTAATTTAACTGTTGGTTTCATGACTGGTTTCGGATTTGTATTTGGAGGATTTTCCATCAATAATCCAAATATTATAATAACTTCGTTATTTTTAGGATTTTTTGCATTTGTAATGACAACAGCACGGGAAATTGTAAAAGACATTGAAGATATTGAAGGAGATAAAACAGATGGTGCAAAAACTTTACCTATTCTGATTGGTGAGAAAAAACCAGCAATACTTGCAGCTATTTTAATAATAATTGACAGTGCATTGTGTCCTTTATTGTATTATTACCATATTTTTGGAATATTATATCTAGTAGTGATAGCATTTGCAGTCATGCTGTTCATTTACTCCGCAATATTAATATTAAAATCACAAAAAAGAGAGATTGCAGCAAAAGTTTCTAAAAATTTAAAAATTGGAATGCTAATAGCTTTCGTAGCATTTATATTCGGATCTTTAATATAA
- a CDS encoding glycosyltransferase family 39 protein: MFKEFNINRKDKYYLIAILIFSAILVGYYINFNNAIGISCSDVYIYLINSLYYTGEKVNITNFIHISPVVCFLTSLFFRVGFVDKLAIYVVTGFFAIIGNIGFYLLLKKFFNEELSLTGTILYSSFSLYLIWLANGTLDIPATGVIIWIALFTMIAVRENPKYYQYLIPLMVIGLYTRYTVILTLPAFFLFYVLENGFKIKPEDWKYIKRGIIIATIIAITVFLIVFTMGNGRFDAASQMANGVKGTNGELTDPAYNPDSSYYFMNYINYISNSHTVFEINPTLYSPTILAYAIYALLFIGAGFWLYDHKKVNFRKTDAISIIIILMGIISFTRVTSVITSILIYIGIYLLARDREYNDGVFMLGWILANAIFLSFNIVKVNRYIIPTFPPFIFFVLTAIETIHAHVKINKNMIPLALIVLFVIQAFAFTATVEPTDKYMSPEEISNYIIDSNPDYENMTIGVYNIRPYSWWVGSNTIGIPSSHQSEIEQSNISYYIVNKPMDNLTNFTEIKNINELYLYKNNNF, encoded by the coding sequence ATGTTTAAAGAGTTTAACATAAACAGAAAGGACAAATATTATTTAATAGCTATTTTAATATTCAGTGCAATTCTAGTCGGATATTATATTAATTTTAATAATGCAATAGGCATTTCATGTTCAGATGTTTATATTTATCTTATAAATTCTCTTTATTATACTGGAGAAAAAGTAAATATAACAAATTTTATCCATATATCTCCGGTTGTCTGTTTTTTGACTTCTCTTTTTTTTAGAGTGGGTTTTGTTGATAAATTGGCTATTTATGTTGTTACTGGTTTTTTTGCGATTATCGGCAATATTGGTTTTTACTTACTGTTAAAAAAATTTTTTAACGAAGAATTGAGCTTGACCGGTACAATACTGTACTCCTCATTTTCACTTTATTTAATTTGGCTTGCAAACGGAACATTAGACATTCCTGCAACAGGAGTGATAATCTGGATAGCATTATTTACAATGATTGCAGTTCGAGAAAACCCAAAATACTACCAATACCTAATCCCATTAATGGTAATCGGACTTTATACAAGATACACAGTAATATTAACCCTTCCAGCATTTTTCTTATTCTATGTTCTCGAAAACGGATTCAAAATAAAACCAGAAGACTGGAAATACATAAAAAGAGGAATCATCATCGCAACAATCATAGCAATAACAGTATTCCTAATAGTTTTTACTATGGGAAATGGCAGATTTGATGCAGCTAGTCAAATGGCGAATGGTGTAAAAGGAACAAATGGAGAACTCACAGATCCTGCATACAATCCAGATTCAAGTTATTATTTTATGAATTATATAAATTACATATCAAATTCACATACTGTATTTGAAATAAACCCTACATTATACTCCCCTACAATTTTAGCATATGCAATATATGCATTGCTGTTTATTGGGGCAGGGTTCTGGTTATATGACCATAAAAAAGTAAATTTTAGAAAAACAGATGCAATTTCAATTATAATAATCCTAATGGGAATTATAAGTTTTACAAGAGTTACCTCAGTGATTACATCCATATTAATTTATATTGGAATTTATTTACTTGCCAGAGATAGAGAATATAATGATGGAGTATTCATGTTAGGCTGGATTTTAGCAAATGCAATTTTCCTTAGTTTCAACATAGTTAAAGTTAACAGATACATAATTCCCACATTTCCACCATTTATATTCTTTGTATTAACGGCAATAGAAACTATTCATGCGCATGTCAAAATTAATAAAAACATGATACCCCTAGCATTAATAGTATTATTTGTTATTCAGGCTTTTGCATTCACAGCAACAGTTGAACCAACAGACAAATACATGAGTCCCGAAGAAATTTCAAATTACATAATCGACAGCAATCCGGACTATGAAAATATGACCATTGGAGTTTACAACATAAGACCATACAGCTGGTGGGTTGGATCAAATACCATAGGAATCCCTTCAAGCCATCAAAGTGAAATAGAGCAAAGCAATATAAGTTATTACATCGTGAATAAGCCTATGGACAATTTAACAAATTTTACTGAAATAAAAAATATTAATGAATTATATTTATATAAAAATAATAATTTTTAA
- a CDS encoding glycosyltransferase family 39 protein produces MFNEFNINKKDKIYLIAILIFSAILVGYYINFNNAIGISCSDVYVYLLNALYYTGTNVHSIDNIFLSPVVCFLTSLFFRAGFVDKLAIYVVTGFFAIIGNIGFYLLLKKFFNEELSLTGTILYSSFSLYLIWLANGTLDIPATGVIIWIALFTMIAVRENPKYYQYLIPLMVIGLYTRYTVILTLPAFFLFYVLENGFKIKPEDWKYIKRGIIIATIIAITVFLRVYGMGNGQFEAGSQIANGVKGTNGELTDPAYNPDISYYLTNFPNFISNSHTIFESNPVLEYPTPLSFAVFALLFIGIGFWLYDNKLKAEKRDVIPVILILIGIISFTRVTSVATTLLILIAFYLIGKNSEHKNELFMLIWILANAIFFSYHIIKVNRYILPIVPPFIFFILLAINTIPEHININKNVIPIVLIALFAIQAFAFTATVEPTNKYLATEEISNYIIDSNPDYENMTIGVYNIRPYSWWIGPNTIILHADAPGEIDQSNVSYYISQSRIDNLKNFTEVKNSGGLHLYENNNF; encoded by the coding sequence ATGTTCAACGAATTCAACATAAATAAAAAAGATAAAATTTACTTAATAGCTATTTTAATATTCAGTGCAATTCTAGTCGGATATTATATTAATTTTAATAATGCAATAGGTATTTCATGTTCAGATGTTTATGTATATCTCTTAAATGCACTTTATTATACCGGAACAAATGTACACTCAATTGACAACATTTTCTTGTCTCCGGTTGTCTGTTTTTTGACTTCTCTTTTTTTTAGAGCGGGTTTTGTTGATAAATTGGCTATTTATGTTGTTACTGGTTTTTTTGCGATTATCGGCAATATTGGTTTTTACTTACTGTTAAAAAAATTTTTTAACGAAGAATTGAGCTTGACCGGTACAATACTGTACTCCTCATTTTCACTTTATTTAATTTGGCTTGCAAACGGAACATTAGACATTCCTGCAACAGGAGTGATAATCTGGATAGCATTATTTACAATGATTGCAGTTCGAGAAAACCCAAAATACTACCAATACCTAATCCCATTAATGGTAATCGGACTTTATACAAGATACACAGTAATATTAACCCTTCCAGCATTTTTCTTATTCTATGTTCTCGAAAACGGATTCAAAATAAAACCAGAAGACTGGAAATACATAAAAAGAGGAATCATCATCGCAACAATCATAGCAATAACAGTATTCCTAAGAGTATATGGGATGGGTAACGGGCAATTCGAAGCAGGCAGTCAAATCGCAAATGGTGTGAAAGGAACAAATGGAGAACTCACAGATCCCGCATACAATCCAGATATAAGTTATTATTTGACAAACTTCCCCAACTTTATATCAAACTCACATACAATATTTGAATCAAATCCTGTCTTAGAATACCCTACCCCATTATCATTTGCAGTATTCGCATTATTATTTATAGGAATCGGATTTTGGTTATATGACAATAAATTAAAAGCTGAAAAAAGAGATGTGATTCCTGTTATACTAATTTTAATTGGCATTATAAGTTTTACAAGAGTTACCTCCGTAGCTACAACCTTATTAATTCTAATTGCTTTTTATTTAATTGGTAAAAATAGTGAACATAAAAATGAATTATTTATGTTAATATGGATACTGGCAAATGCAATATTTTTTAGCTATCACATTATTAAAGTTAACCGATACATTCTTCCAATAGTTCCACCATTCATATTTTTCATATTGCTCGCAATAAACACCATTCCTGAACATATCAACATTAATAAAAATGTAATTCCGATTGTCCTAATCGCATTATTCGCAATTCAAGCTTTTGCATTCACAGCAACAGTTGAACCAACAAACAAATATCTTGCAACAGAAGAGATATCAAATTATATAATTGACAGTAATCCGGACTATGAAAATATGACCATTGGAGTTTACAACATAAGACCATACAGCTGGTGGATTGGTCCAAATACGATAATTCTTCATGCAGATGCCCCTGGAGAAATAGACCAAAGTAATGTTAGCTACTACATCTCACAAAGCAGAATAGATAACCTAAAAAATTTTACTGAAGTAAAAAATAGTGGTGGTTTACATTTATATGAAAACAATAATTTTTAA